One genomic region from Rosa rugosa chromosome 1, drRosRugo1.1, whole genome shotgun sequence encodes:
- the LOC133725806 gene encoding 7-deoxyloganetin glucosyltransferase-like: protein MSSNKPHAVCIPGPAQSHIKAVLKLAKLLHHRGFYVTFVNTEFNHKRFLKSLGPNSLDGFPDFQFETIPDGLPDSNEDATQDIALLCDSIRKNFLAPFRDLLIKLNNTQTNPPVTCIVSDGFMSMFTITAAEEIGVPIALFYTVSASTFMGFKQFRTLVQKGLAPFKDESWFTNGFLDGKIDWIPGMKDIRLRDLPTVFQTTDPNDPMFNFSMEATDSVHKASAVVLLTFDALEHDVLDAISSMFDRPLVYTIGPIELLLNQIPNYPLETMGYSLWKEESECLEWLKNKAQNSVVYVNFGSVAVLTPQQLVEFGWGLANSKIHFLWVMRPDLVIGGSAILPPEFVAETKERGLIASWCPQEEVLNQTSVGGFLTHCGWNSTIESLTAGVPMLCWPFFGDQQTNCFYTCNKWGIGMEITNDVKRDEVEKLVRELMEGEKGKKMKSKVMEWKKLAEEATAPEGSSFKNLDNLVNQVLLQKS from the exons ATGTCTTCCAATAAGCCTCATGCTGTTTGTATTCCAGGTCCTGCTCAAAGCCATATAAAGGCTGTGCTTAAATTGGCAAAACTCCTACACCACAGAGGTTTTTATGTAACCTTTGTCAACACAGAGTTCAATCACAAGCGCTTCCTTAAGTCTCTAGGACCCAACTCCTTAGATGGCTTCCCTGATTTTCAGTTTGAAACCATTCCAGATGGCCTTCCAGATTCAAATGAAGATGCCACCCAAGACATTGCTTTACTTTGTGACTCTATCCGAAAAAATTTCTTGGCTCCTTTCCGTGATCTCCTCATAAAACTTAACAACACTCAGACTAATCCTCCAGTGACTTGCATTGTTTCAGATGGTTTCATGTCGATGTTTACCATCACAGCAGCTGAAGAAATTGGAGTCCCCATAGCACTCTTCTATACTGTTTCTGCTTCCACCTTCATGGGATTCAAACAATTTCGCACTTTGGTCCAAAAAGGGCTTGCACCATTCAAAG ATGAGAGCTGGTTCACAAATGGATTTCTGGACGGAAAAATAGATTGGATTCCAGGAATGAAAGATATTCGTTTGAGGGATCTCCCAACCGTTTTTCAAACAACAGATCCCAATGACCCCATGTTTAACTTCAGCATGGAGGCCACGGATAGCGTTCATAAAGCTTCTGCAGTTGTATTACTTACTTTTGATGCTTTGGAACATGATGTTTTGGATGCTATCTCTTCTATGTTTGATCGGCCACTTGTTTATACAATTGGCCCTATCGAGTTACTTCTGAATCAGATTCCAAACTACCCTTTGGAGACTATGGGATACAGTCTGTGGAAAGAAGAATCTGAATGCCTCGAATGGTTGAAGAATAAGGCGCAAAATTCAGTAGTTTATGTGAACTTTGGTAGTGTAGCGGTCTTGACACCACAACAGCTTGTAGAGTTTGGTTGGGGACTTGCAAATAGCAAGATTCATTTTTTGTGGGTAATGAGGCCTGATCTTGTTATTGGTGGATCGGCTATTCTGCCACCTGAGTTTGTAGCTGAAACCAAAGAAAGAGGTCTGATAGCAAGTTGGTGTCCACAAGAGGAAGTGCTTAACCAAACTTCAGTCGGAGGGTTTCTTACACACTGTGGTTGGAATTCGACCATTGAGAGTCTGACAGCTGGAGTGCCAATGCTCTGTTGGCCATTCTTTGGTGACCAGCAAACAAACTGTTTCTATACTTGTAACAAATGGGGAATCGGAATGGAAATTACCAATGATGTCAAGAGAGACGAAGTAGAGAAGCTTGTTAGGGAGTTGATGGAAGGAGAGAAGGGTAAGAAAATGAAGAGTAAGGTCATGGAGTGGAAGAAACTTGCGGAAGAAGCCACGGCTCCAGAGGGTTCTTCGTTCAAAAATTTGGACAATCTAGTGAACCAAGTTCTACTGCAGAAAAGTTAA
- the LOC133731834 gene encoding uncharacterized protein LOC133731834: MDGGASATRWAGHWSLLSGWREGSGGGVRRRCSPSLGLWLFIAVAGVVVGRVRTPASSPVLISLDASLVLDCFVLGSDGAPMVCLDDRSGTLMSNSYLGQRPSVVKMSTSVVVWRSAVVQPDFLIGFLGGGMVDKDDGDPDLYTDEDCLSVDDGNAQWPRDLSVHFPDHCLSGFGGLCKSFCDGGDSPDESYDGGSQGGGGSWEHRFRFESFWTLHEECAEVVKDGWRHVHTGGPMSQATKKIMSTRFSLNRWQRDTFGNKGREIAENQEECVVLSARLEHLLTEEHAYWKQRSKVTWLVDGDRNTKYFHRKASNRRAKNRIQGLFDDDGVWQNTEKGITGVVLDYFCSMYTAEIVDYNHMQSVVDLIQPKVTADMNATLCAPYTALEIRQALFQMYPTKAPGPDGMPHLFFQQYWDSIGGDVVKAAQSFLHSGRLLDEVNYTHVCLIPKVKNPVSMSDLRPIALCNVLYKICSKAIANRLKRFLSEIISPFQSAFIPGRLITDNTLIANEVSHFIHNCNSSTDGVLSLKLDMSKAYDSMEWCFLEAVLFRLGFDEAWIQVIMQCVSSVRYSFLINGQPKGYLSPSRGLRQGDPLSPYLFLLCTEAFSALLECKASAGLLQGIQVCANAPSIHHLLFADDSLIFGKAIEEECGHILSVLKDYEMASGQRINFSKSSIVFSKKVNVQLQQQLADLLGVVIVPKHEKYLGLPTYVGRKKSGTFSYIKERLSKKLEGWQGKLLSGAAKQGWRLIRYPNSLLSRIYKAKYYPDGDFWSASLMSSPSSCWRGIFEARSVLKNGVRWQVGDGQSIHIWDDPWLPRPSSFRPFIRRDGAPTLVRELLLPGLSWNSDVIAQWFEPEDVMLIFFIPLSQRSVSDRLIWHFDAKGLFSTKSAYKLAINLIHVDIPSVSNPTPFVETWKRIWAARIPGKVKVHMWKVCASILPTVAQLRTKRIWVNDGCVFCNDGDESIHHISRDCSLVHDMLRKVPGLSSVISSKSANQASILDWLFHCMQSLSPELFDFLLYLLWAVWKERNQRVWNSKTLELDQLFFQAASGFSLFTSLRPGRSSNTKRASTPWYPPPAGWLKANLDGAFDSSTNMGGIGVVVRDSEGLIVGGTCCRVSSVSAPIVVEALAGRAACAWAVEFKQAPIIFESDCLQLVNYLKAEEEDHSIIGRVIDDIVVHLASIPSSFFQHIYRESNLDAHKLAKLALYSNVSANWKGPVPSTMGSFVASYCNTSSH; encoded by the exons atggatggtggtgcATCTGCGACTAGGTGGGCGGGGCACTGGTCCCTCTTGTCTGGTTGGCGTGAGGGTAGCGGTGGCGGGGTTCGTCGACGTTGTTCCCCATCTTTAGGCCTTTGGCTGTTCATTGCTGTTGCCGGCGTGGTTGTTGGGAGGGTGAGGACTCCTGCATCATCTCCGGTTCTAATCTCTCTTGATGCCAGTTTGGTGTTGGATTGCTTCGTTCTTGGAAGCGATGGGGCTCCGATGGTATGCCTGGACGACAGGTCTGGGACTTTGATGTCCAATTCGTATTTGGGTCAAAGACCTAGTGTGGTGAAGATGTCTACTTCGGTGGTGGTGTGGCGGTCTGCTGTAGTCCAACCAGATTTCCTTATTGGCTTTTTGGGTGGTGGAATGGTGGACAAGGATGATGGCGATCCCGACCTCTATACGGACGAAGATTGTCTCTCTGTGGACGACGGTAATGCTCAGTGGCCGAGGGATCTCTCAGTTCACTTCCCAGATCACTGTTTGTCTGGTTTTGGAGGCTTGTGTAAGAGTTTCTGCGATGGCGGAGATTCTCCCGACGAAAGCTACGACGGCGGCAGTCAAGGTGGAGGCGGCAGCTGGGAG CACCGCTTTCGGTTTGAAAGCTTCTGGACTCTCCATGAAGAGTGTGCAGAGGTGGTGAAGGATGGTTGGCGCCACGTTCATACTGGGGGCCCTATGTCTCAGGCAACGAAGAAGATTATGAGTACCAGGTTCTCTTTGAATAGATGGCAGCGAGATACTTTCGGTAACAAAGGCCGTGAAATAGCCG AGAATCAGGAGGAATGTGTAGTGCTTTCTGCTCGCCTGGAGCATTTGTTGACTGAGGAGCATGCTTACTGGAAGCAACGCTCGAAGGTTACCTGGTTGGTTGATGGTGATCGTAATACTAAATACTTTCATCGTAAAGCTTCTAATAGAAGAGCAAAAAATCGGATTCAGGGTCTttttgatgatgatggtgtttGGCAGAATACCGAGAAAGGCATTACAGGTGTGGTGTTGGACTACTTTTGTTCCATGTATACTGCGGAAATCGTAGACTATAATCATATGCAATCAGTGGTGGATTTGATCCAACCAAAAGTGACAGCAGATATGAATGCAACTTTGTGTGCGCCATATACGGCATTGGAAATCAGGCAGGCCTTATTCCAAATGTATCCAACTAAGGCACCAGGGCCAGATGGGATGCCTCATCTTTTTTTCCAGCAGTACTGGGATTCTATTGGGGGTGATGTGGTTAAGGCAGCTCAATCTTTTCTTCACTCGGGTAGGTTGTTGGATGAGGTTAACTATACCCATGTTTGCCTTATCCCAAAGGTGAAGAATCCTGTTTCTATGTCTGATTTGCGACCGATAGCACTTTGTAATGTGCTCTATAAGATTTGTTCTAAAGCCATTGCTAACAGGTTGAAAAGGTTCCTTTCAGAAATTATCTCCCCGTTCCAAAGTGCCTTCATTCCGGGAAGGCTGATAACTGACAACACTTTGATAGCTAATGAAGTGTCTCATTTTATTCATAATTGTAACTCTTCTACAGATGGGGTTTTGTCTTTAAAGCTTGATATGAGTAAAGCATATGACAGTATGGAATGGTGCTTTCTTGAGGCAGTTCTTTTTCGGTTAGGGTTTGATGAAGCTTGGATTCAGGTTATCATGCAGTGTGTGTCCTCCGTGCGTTACTCTTTCCTAATTAATGGTCAACCTAAAGGGTATCTGAGTCCTTCTCGTGGCTTGCGGCAAGGAGATCCTCTCTCACCATATTTGTTTCTATTGTGCACTGAGGCCTTTTCAGCTCTACTTGAGTGCAAAGCCTCTGCAGGCTTGCTGCAAGGTATCCAAGTTTGTGCAAATGCTCCTAGTATTCATCACTTGTTGTTTGCTGATGACAGTCTTATTTTTGGGAAGGCAATAGAGGAAGAGTGTGGTCATATTCTTTCTGTTTTAAAAGATTATGAGATGGCCTCTGGCCAGAGAATCAATTTTTCTAAGAGTAGTATTGTATTCAGTAAAAAAGTGAATGTACAATTGCAGCAGCAGCTTGCGGATTTGTTAGGGGTTGTCATTGTCCCTAAACATGAAAAGTATCTTGGTCTTCCCACATATGTTGGTAGGAAGAAGTCTGGAACTTTTTCGTATATCAAAGAACGTTTGAGCAAAAAACTTGAAGGTTGGCAGGGGAAACTGCTAAGTGGTGCAG CTAAGCAAGGATGGCGTTTAATACGCTATCCGAATTCTTTACTTAGTCGAATTTATAAGGCGAAGTATTACCCTgatggtgatttttggagtgcCTCTTTAATGTCATCACCCTCATCTTGTTGGCGGGGAATTTTTGAAGCTAGATCTGTGCTTAAAAATGGAGTGAGATGGCAAGTGGGAGATGGTCAATCTATTCATATTTGGGATGATCCTTGGTTACCTAGACCTAGCTCATTCCGACCTTTTATTAGGAGGGATGGTGCTCCGACTTTGGTTAGGGAATTATTGCTCCCAGGGTTGTCTTGGAACTCTGATGTTATAGCTCAGTGGTTTGAGCCAGAAGATGTCatgctaattttttttattcctctTAGTCAACGGAGTGTTTCTGATAGATTGATTTGGCATTTTGATGCAAAAGGGTTATTCTCAACTAAAAGTGCCTACAAGCTTGCTATTAATTTAATTCATGTTGATATCCCTTCTGTCTCCAACCCAACACCTTTTGTGGAGACTTGGAAACGGATTTGGGCTGCTAGAATTCCTGGCAAGGTTAAGGTTCACATGTGGAAGGTATGTGCTTCTATTCTTCCTACAGTAGCTCAACTTCGAACCAAGAGAATTTGGGTTAATGATGGTTGTGTTTTCTGCAATGATGGAGATGAATCTATTCATCATATTAGTAGAGATTGTTCTTTAGTGCATGATATGTTACGGAAGGTTCCAGGCTTAAGTTCGGTGATATCTTCCAAGAGTGCTAATCAAGCTTCTATCTTGGATTGGTTATTTCATTGTATGCAAAGTCTCTCTCCTGAGTTATTTGATTTTCTTCTGTATCTGTTATGGGCAGTATGGAAAGAGAGGAATCAAAGAGTTTGGAATAGTAAGACCCTCGAGTTGGATCAGCTCTTTTTCCAAGCAGCTTCTGGTTTCTCCTTGTTTACTTCTCTCCGTCCGGGTAGGAGTTCCAACACTAAACGAGCTTCAACTCCTTGGTACCCTCCTCCTGCAGGGTGGCTTAAGGCAAATTTAGATGGAGCTTTTGACAGTAGTACTAACATGGGAGGGATAGGTGTTGTGGTACGTGACTCTGAAGGCCTGATTGTTGGTGGAACTTGTTGCCGAGTCTCATCAGTTAGTGCTCCTATCGTAGTAGAGGCTTTGGCTGGGAGGGCTGCATGTGCTTGGGCTGTGGAGTTCAAACAGGCACCTATTATCTTTGAAAGTGATTGTCTGCAGTTGGTTAATTATTTGAAGGCTGAAGAGGAAGATCACTCCATTATTGGGAGGGTAATTGATGACATTGTGGTCCACTTAGCCTCTATTCCTAGCTCTTTTTTTCAACATATTTACAGAGAGTCCAATTTGGATGCACACAAGCTTGCAAAGCTTGCTTTGTATTCTAATGTGTCTGCTAATTGGAAGGGTCCTGTACCTTCCACCATGGgaagctttgttgcttcctaTTGTAACACTTCTTCTCATTGA